In Candidatus Saccharibacteria bacterium oral taxon 488, one DNA window encodes the following:
- a CDS encoding prolyl-tRNA synthetase, whose product MRMSQLFTRTAKTAPADEVSKNAQLLIRAGFVYKVMAGVYAYTPLGLRVLENIKQIVREEMNAIGGQELIMTNLQRRETWEATGRWSDEVVDVWFKTRLQDDTELGLAWSHEEAIMEMMQQYVKSYKDLPVSVYQFQTKLRNELRSKSGIMRGREFVMKDMYSLHATQEDMDQYYERVIEAYKRCYARFGIGDSTFVTFAGGGAFTKFSHEFQTICEAGEDTLYVNTDQTVAVNEEVLDDATKELGISRDDLLPVVSAEVGNIFKFGTEKAEQMGIMYTGEDGKQHPIYLASYGIGITRVMGVIAEKMSDDKGLVWPENIAPFKIHVVAIGDKGQALASTLYTELAEKGVEALLDDRAERPGVKFADAELMGLPWRITIGERTIDGDGLFELTERATGETKKLDYQQLVAFCLERG is encoded by the coding sequence ATGCGAATGAGTCAACTATTTACGAGGACAGCCAAGACCGCGCCAGCGGACGAAGTCTCGAAAAATGCCCAGCTCCTCATCCGGGCGGGATTTGTGTATAAGGTGATGGCTGGGGTGTACGCCTATACGCCGCTGGGGCTGCGTGTGCTGGAAAACATCAAACAAATTGTCCGCGAGGAAATGAATGCGATTGGTGGCCAAGAGCTGATCATGACGAATTTGCAGCGCCGCGAGACTTGGGAGGCGACTGGTCGCTGGAGTGATGAGGTGGTCGATGTGTGGTTTAAAACTCGCTTGCAAGACGATACTGAGCTGGGGTTGGCATGGAGTCATGAAGAAGCGATCATGGAAATGATGCAGCAATATGTCAAAAGCTATAAGGATCTACCGGTCAGCGTGTATCAGTTTCAGACCAAGCTGCGCAATGAACTCCGATCAAAGAGCGGTATTATGCGTGGCCGCGAATTTGTCATGAAGGATATGTACAGTCTGCATGCCACACAGGAGGACATGGATCAGTATTATGAGCGGGTTATCGAGGCGTATAAGCGCTGTTATGCGCGGTTTGGCATTGGTGACAGTACATTTGTGACGTTTGCTGGTGGCGGGGCGTTCACCAAGTTTAGTCACGAGTTCCAGACGATATGTGAAGCTGGTGAGGATACACTGTACGTCAATACTGACCAGACGGTAGCTGTTAACGAAGAAGTGCTAGATGATGCTACTAAGGAATTGGGTATCAGTAGAGATGATCTGCTGCCAGTTGTCAGTGCAGAGGTGGGTAATATCTTTAAATTTGGTACCGAAAAAGCTGAACAAATGGGCATCATGTACACCGGTGAAGATGGCAAGCAGCATCCGATTTACCTTGCAAGCTACGGCATTGGCATCACGCGGGTGATGGGTGTGATTGCCGAGAAAATGTCGGATGATAAGGGGCTGGTCTGGCCGGAGAATATCGCGCCGTTCAAGATCCATGTGGTAGCAATTGGTGATAAGGGTCAGGCGCTAGCGAGTACACTATATACCGAGTTGGCAGAAAAGGGTGTGGAGGCGCTACTGGATGATCGGGCTGAGCGGCCAGGCGTCAAGTTTGCCGATGCGGAGCTGATGGGGCTGCCGTGGCGGATTACGATTGGTGAGCGGACAATTGATGGTGACGGACTGTTCGAATTAACTGAGCGGGCGACTGGCGAGACGAAGAAGCTGGATTATCAGCAACTCGTCGCCTTTTGTTTGGAGCGCGGGTGA
- the greA gene encoding transcription elongation factor GreA: MNKVYQITESGQCELERELEELKSRRGEIADKIAAARDFGDLSENAEYDAAREAQGLLETRITEIETILQNASIIQAGSSSTVTLGSTVELEANGKAVVYTVVGPVEADPLEGKVSNESPIGQALMGKAVGDTVTISTPKGELAYTVVALR; this comes from the coding sequence ATGAATAAGGTATATCAGATTACCGAGAGTGGTCAATGTGAACTAGAGCGAGAGCTGGAGGAGCTAAAAAGTCGGCGCGGCGAGATCGCTGATAAAATCGCGGCGGCGCGGGATTTTGGCGATTTGAGCGAAAATGCAGAGTACGATGCAGCGCGTGAGGCCCAAGGGTTGCTAGAAACGCGCATCACCGAGATCGAAACAATTTTGCAGAATGCGAGCATCATCCAGGCTGGCAGCAGCTCAACAGTGACACTGGGTAGTACGGTAGAACTGGAGGCGAACGGTAAAGCAGTGGTCTATACCGTCGTTGGACCGGTCGAGGCAGATCCGCTAGAGGGGAAGGTCTCGAATGAATCGCCGATTGGCCAGGCGCTGATGGGCAAGGCGGTTGGTGATACGGTAACGATCAGCACGCCAAAGGGTGAGTTGGCGTATACGGTGGTGGCGCTGCGGTAG
- a CDS encoding DUF2207 domain-containing protein, with protein sequence MKRFFFGMVAVMVLLVGFGSTAQATNNFTISNYTVDMELGRDSEQRSTLRTKLTITADFPPRQNHGIAPVFVKKYNGHPTHFTLESVTDERGAPLEYTWHNDELRIGNKDTYVKGKKTYVITYTQRDVTKLYHDTGKQEFYWDAIGTNWQVPIQSASVTLKLSPELVAAKRTNLQCYQGRFGSNQRCEVREQGDTLTATARALPKMAGVTVAVGFMPGTFAAYQMSFMEQLIDWWAKLQLVLLAVVLILAGVIIVAYYRSIGRRKELEPIPPEYLPPRGTSVTTSAKLVQPFHMVKGSVMAAQMIDLAVRHYIQVIEVKPRAMWRAAEYEVKVIQDPGTLLVEEQKLLRDIFGRWPAVGDTLNLKTLRNNAAYAKRIRNNKERLDKRIAGAYGLKAREPQHTRRFRRYAIIISIFAVLLLSPVLLVLAGMVFCLSFGKVLTDKGLALRRHLAGLKRYIGVAEVERLQMLQSPEGAEKVKVDASDEKQLVKLYERVLPYAVLFGQEKEWSKQLGKYYEQVGEQPDWYNGQGAFNAAAFAAGMNSLSSTVSSASDYSSTSGGSTGGGFAGGGGGGGGGGGW encoded by the coding sequence ATGAAGCGGTTTTTCTTTGGGATGGTCGCGGTGATGGTGCTGTTGGTTGGGTTCGGGTCAACGGCACAGGCGACAAATAATTTTACGATTAGTAATTATACTGTCGACATGGAACTGGGGCGCGATAGTGAACAGCGTTCGACACTGCGTACCAAATTGACCATTACTGCGGATTTTCCGCCGCGGCAGAACCATGGTATTGCACCAGTGTTTGTCAAGAAGTATAACGGACATCCGACTCACTTTACGCTGGAATCAGTGACGGATGAGCGAGGTGCGCCGCTGGAGTATACGTGGCATAATGATGAGCTGAGAATTGGTAATAAAGACACCTACGTCAAGGGTAAAAAGACCTATGTCATTACCTATACGCAGCGGGACGTGACGAAATTATATCACGATACGGGTAAACAGGAGTTTTATTGGGATGCGATCGGTACTAACTGGCAGGTGCCAATTCAGTCGGCATCGGTGACGCTCAAGCTAAGTCCCGAGCTGGTGGCTGCTAAACGAACGAACCTCCAGTGCTATCAGGGTCGGTTTGGTAGTAATCAGCGCTGCGAGGTACGTGAACAGGGCGATACGTTGACGGCGACAGCCCGCGCACTGCCAAAGATGGCTGGCGTGACGGTCGCGGTCGGATTTATGCCGGGGACATTTGCGGCATATCAGATGTCATTCATGGAACAGCTGATTGATTGGTGGGCGAAATTGCAATTGGTGTTGCTGGCGGTGGTGCTGATATTGGCGGGGGTGATCATCGTGGCTTATTATCGGTCGATTGGTCGCCGTAAAGAACTGGAGCCAATTCCGCCGGAGTATTTGCCACCGCGAGGTACGAGCGTGACGACGTCGGCCAAGCTGGTGCAGCCGTTTCATATGGTCAAGGGGTCGGTGATGGCGGCACAAATGATAGACCTAGCGGTGCGTCATTACATTCAGGTTATCGAGGTGAAGCCGCGCGCTATGTGGCGAGCGGCTGAGTATGAAGTGAAGGTGATACAGGACCCGGGTACGCTTCTCGTGGAAGAGCAAAAACTCTTGCGGGATATATTTGGGCGCTGGCCAGCGGTTGGTGATACGCTTAACCTTAAGACACTGCGGAATAACGCTGCCTATGCCAAGCGTATCCGTAATAACAAGGAGCGCCTCGATAAGCGAATTGCTGGGGCGTATGGGCTAAAGGCGCGCGAGCCGCAACACACCCGACGATTTCGACGGTATGCGATAATTATCAGTATTTTTGCGGTGCTATTGCTGTCGCCGGTGCTCTTGGTGCTGGCGGGGATGGTGTTTTGCCTGTCGTTTGGTAAGGTACTGACCGACAAGGGCCTGGCGCTCAGGCGGCATCTGGCGGGCCTGAAGAGGTACATTGGCGTGGCTGAGGTCGAGCGTTTGCAGATGCTTCAGAGTCCTGAAGGCGCAGAAAAAGTAAAGGTTGATGCTAGTGATGAGAAACAGTTGGTGAAATTGTATGAGCGGGTATTGCCGTATGCAGTGTTATTTGGACAGGAAAAAGAATGGAGCAAACAATTGGGCAAATATTATGAGCAAGTTGGTGAGCAGCCGGATTGGTATAATGGCCAGGGTGCATTTAATGCAGCGGCGTTTGCGGCAGGCATGAATAGCCTGTCAAGCACAGTCAGTAGTGCAAGCGATTATTCTTCGACCTCTGGCGGCTCAACTGGCGGCGGCTTCGCTGGCGGTGGAGGCGGCGGCGGTGGAGGCGGCGGCTGGTAA
- a CDS encoding DUF21 domain-containing protein, with translation MPDILLLVMAAVLLALSGAFSGLNIGLMMARPDDLKRKARQGDAIAARVYRYRKDGYYLIFCILLGNVGVNTAMSILLGNMTNGVIGGLIATLLITMFGEILPQAIFTQRGYRFVRHFFWLLDVIYVLFWPLARPMSKLLNRWLGKETPQLYSHQELEQIIHEHAARSDSPVDYDESRIAAGALQFSKKTAGDLVTPMDEVFTVDLGDELDATLLAQIKHAGHSRIPVRADGRLAGILYVKDVVGRELPLPISQLYRDKIHDIDARSRLDTVLSRFIQTRSHLFVVMDDENELGIITLEDVIEEILDQEIEDEYDEK, from the coding sequence ATGCCTGATATTTTGTTGTTGGTTATGGCGGCAGTTCTGCTGGCTCTGTCGGGTGCGTTTTCGGGGTTGAATATCGGGCTGATGATGGCGCGGCCGGATGACTTGAAGCGTAAGGCTAGGCAAGGCGACGCTATTGCGGCGCGGGTATACCGCTACCGCAAGGATGGCTATTATCTGATATTTTGTATTTTGCTGGGTAATGTTGGCGTGAATACCGCGATGTCGATTTTGCTGGGTAATATGACAAACGGCGTGATCGGCGGGTTGATTGCCACATTATTGATCACGATGTTTGGTGAGATTTTACCGCAGGCGATTTTTACTCAGCGCGGCTATCGTTTTGTACGGCATTTCTTTTGGCTACTGGATGTGATTTATGTGCTATTTTGGCCGCTGGCTCGGCCGATGTCGAAGCTACTGAACCGCTGGCTAGGCAAGGAAACGCCGCAGCTGTATTCACATCAGGAGTTGGAACAGATTATTCATGAGCATGCCGCGCGGTCGGATAGCCCAGTCGATTACGATGAAAGCCGGATCGCGGCGGGTGCGCTACAATTTAGTAAAAAGACAGCTGGTGATTTGGTGACGCCGATGGATGAGGTATTTACCGTGGATTTGGGTGATGAGCTGGACGCAACGCTGCTGGCCCAGATCAAACACGCTGGACATTCGCGGATCCCAGTGCGGGCTGATGGGCGGCTGGCGGGGATTTTATATGTCAAAGATGTGGTGGGGCGCGAGCTACCGCTACCGATTAGTCAACTGTACCGTGATAAGATCCATGACATCGACGCGCGGTCGCGGCTGGACACGGTGCTCAGTCGATTTATCCAAACGCGTAGTCATTTGTTCGTGGTGATGGATGACGAGAATGAGCTGGGTATCATCACGCTAGAGGACGTGATCGAAGAGATTTTGGACCAGGAAATTGAGGATGAATATGACGAGAAATAG
- a CDS encoding FtsX-like permease family protein: MRRIDIIKRAGRNLRQSKGRTVLTALAISVGAFTIGLALMAGEGGRLYTNSIVDAAGDKKVIMVNKKIEADKKDKLPEYGNSAEEADKNKASAARSKYLLNDKDLEKIRRTPHVKTVTPAYSTDGVAYAKSSASDKKFALTVGVKMDRTRAELAAGTLEDFMPKPGEIIIPDDYVKQLGFKDAQSAIGQTITLGVRSAARGGNVAKEVSFKIAAVDKKSDTVLFYEPMLRISTADAKAIYEFSHDKSQPHQYSTAIAMVDDESNVDAAKDVIGKDYNAYSIQDIRKALLTMVNVAQVALAGFGGLALLASVFGIVNTMYISVLERTSQIGLMKALGMRGRDIGKLFRYEAAWVGLLGGLIGVGLASLVTLLNPVITSALKLGVGTNLLVINPLHIGLLVIGLVAMAVISGWLPSRKATKLDPIEALRTE, translated from the coding sequence ATGAGGAGAATCGACATCATTAAGCGGGCGGGGCGGAATCTTCGCCAGTCAAAAGGCCGGACGGTTTTGACAGCGTTGGCGATTTCCGTCGGGGCGTTTACGATTGGCTTGGCACTGATGGCTGGTGAGGGTGGTCGACTGTACACCAATAGTATAGTTGACGCGGCTGGCGATAAAAAAGTAATTATGGTCAATAAAAAGATTGAAGCAGATAAGAAAGATAAATTACCAGAATATGGCAATTCGGCAGAAGAAGCTGACAAAAATAAAGCATCGGCGGCGCGCAGCAAATATTTGCTCAACGACAAGGATTTGGAAAAGATCCGACGAACACCGCACGTAAAAACGGTAACACCGGCGTATTCGACTGATGGCGTGGCGTATGCTAAGAGTTCAGCAAGTGATAAAAAATTTGCACTGACGGTGGGTGTTAAAATGGATAGGACTCGGGCAGAATTGGCAGCAGGAACCCTGGAGGATTTTATGCCAAAACCGGGCGAGATTATCATCCCGGATGATTATGTGAAACAGTTAGGCTTTAAGGATGCGCAGTCGGCGATTGGCCAGACGATAACCTTGGGCGTGCGTAGCGCAGCGCGGGGTGGTAATGTTGCCAAAGAGGTATCATTCAAGATCGCGGCAGTGGATAAAAAGTCAGACACTGTTTTGTTTTATGAACCAATGTTGAGAATTTCAACAGCTGATGCTAAGGCTATCTATGAATTTAGCCACGACAAGAGCCAACCACATCAGTACTCAACGGCGATTGCTATGGTGGATGACGAGAGTAACGTTGATGCTGCTAAAGATGTGATTGGCAAAGACTATAACGCGTACTCAATTCAGGATATTCGGAAGGCGCTACTAACGATGGTTAATGTAGCACAGGTGGCATTGGCAGGATTTGGTGGCTTGGCGCTGCTCGCTAGTGTGTTTGGAATTGTGAATACTATGTATATTTCGGTGTTGGAGCGTACCAGTCAAATTGGTCTAATGAAGGCGCTGGGGATGCGTGGCCGCGATATCGGTAAATTATTCCGCTATGAGGCAGCGTGGGTTGGTTTGCTGGGCGGCTTGATTGGCGTTGGGCTGGCGAGTTTAGTGACGTTGCTGAACCCAGTAATTACCAGTGCCTTAAAATTAGGCGTTGGCACGAATCTTCTAGTAATTAATCCGCTGCACATTGGTTTGCTGGTGATTGGTCTGGTGGCGATGGCGGTAATTTCTGGCTGGCTGCCGAGCCGCAAAGCGACAAAATTAGACCCAATTGAGGCATTAAGGACGGAATAG
- a CDS encoding ATP-binding cassette domain-containing protein, whose translation MIELKNVTKIYGKKKNQFTALKNVSLNIPTGASVAILGKSGSGKSTLMHAISGLDRPQHGQVIIDGQDILQLKPKRVDEFRAKKIGFIFQSFFVQGNESVVDNVSLPLEIARLPRKKRAHKINAALKAVDLYDKRKNRAKDLSGGQKQRLAIARAIVGNPQIIFADEPTGNLDSETGAKVEELLFDYNKQKGVTLIVVTHDVDLAKKCDYQIIIKDGRVEKSTVPEEKKHGR comes from the coding sequence ATGATCGAACTAAAAAATGTGACGAAAATTTACGGCAAAAAGAAAAACCAATTTACGGCACTGAAAAATGTCAGCTTGAACATTCCGACGGGCGCGAGCGTGGCCATCCTCGGCAAATCTGGTTCTGGAAAATCGACGCTGATGCACGCGATTTCCGGGCTGGACAGGCCGCAGCACGGTCAGGTGATCATCGACGGGCAAGACATCTTGCAGCTGAAACCAAAGCGCGTCGATGAGTTTCGCGCCAAGAAAATCGGCTTTATCTTTCAGAGCTTTTTTGTCCAAGGCAATGAGAGCGTGGTTGACAACGTCAGCTTGCCACTGGAAATCGCGCGGCTGCCGCGCAAAAAGCGGGCGCACAAAATCAACGCGGCGCTTAAAGCGGTGGATTTGTACGATAAACGCAAAAACCGCGCTAAAGATCTGTCGGGCGGACAGAAGCAGCGCTTGGCGATTGCCCGGGCGATTGTCGGCAATCCGCAAATCATCTTTGCCGACGAGCCAACTGGCAACTTGGATAGCGAAACTGGTGCTAAGGTGGAAGAATTGCTATTTGATTATAACAAGCAAAAGGGTGTCACGCTGATTGTAGTAACACACGACGTCGACCTGGCGAAGAAATGCGATTATCAGATCATAATTAAAGACGGGCGGGTTGAGAAATCGACCGTGCCAGAGGAGAAAAAGCATGGACGTTAG
- a CDS encoding PadR family transcriptional regulator, translating into MDVSAYAESLAIQLRKGFLVYCVLLVCAKQPQYTGDIVKQLSESELMVVEGTIYPLLSRLQKYGYLQHEWQESEQGPPRKYYSLTDNGKQLVDELKDRIKLLNNSLKNLEKGAKR; encoded by the coding sequence ATGGACGTTAGTGCTTACGCTGAAAGCTTGGCGATTCAGCTGCGCAAAGGATTTTTGGTTTACTGTGTGCTGCTGGTTTGTGCCAAACAACCGCAATATACCGGCGACATCGTGAAGCAATTGAGCGAGTCGGAGCTGATGGTGGTTGAAGGAACGATTTATCCGCTGCTCAGCCGCTTGCAAAAATACGGCTATTTGCAGCACGAATGGCAGGAAAGCGAGCAAGGTCCGCCGCGCAAATACTATTCGCTGACTGACAATGGCAAGCAATTGGTGGATGAATTGAAAGATCGGATAAAACTGTTAAATAATTCGCTGAAAAATCTCGAGAAAGGAGCAAAGCGATGA
- a CDS encoding PspC domain-containing protein, whose amino-acid sequence MKEITRIHLAKTPFSAEIDAKKSLEKYLNLIQKNMHAEPEAMREIEARMVELLAERGVSKDGVISHDDVLAVQKQMGEPRDFSDDDEAVETDAEPERSERSERRLMRDTEHALIGGVCAGIAAYWGTNPLWIRLLFIFSPFITFGAAVLIYIVMWLSVPEARTASDKLQMRGKAVTFDSLKRQASRNEPSVGRNSNTGHTAAKVFRFILGVGILMVTLGLFIALIVGAVSGIAVIGLLDGFYAQPWAWGLWASLLIGGVAAVWLGAILSHSAFTWTLKRLSVVMTVVALVVGALSVSGMTLFGVGMANELARDEERLTKIVPVELPSDMKGVKYVHVEGGSVPLHFGDTTRGDIKIELRYIDLKGKRQQPKVSAVRDGDKLVLRVENQRSRCRTTWFGLSPELDVDCFGFVRLHVSGPLSPSPVPQSSNA is encoded by the coding sequence ATGAAAGAAATAACCAGAATCCATTTGGCGAAAACGCCGTTTAGCGCGGAGATTGACGCCAAAAAATCGTTGGAAAAGTACCTGAATTTAATCCAGAAAAATATGCATGCGGAGCCAGAAGCGATGCGCGAAATTGAGGCACGAATGGTGGAGCTTTTGGCGGAGCGCGGTGTATCGAAGGACGGCGTGATCAGTCACGACGACGTCCTGGCGGTGCAGAAACAAATGGGTGAACCGCGTGATTTTTCGGATGATGACGAGGCGGTGGAGACCGATGCCGAGCCCGAGCGTTCAGAGCGTTCGGAGCGACGGCTGATGCGTGATACGGAGCATGCGCTGATTGGTGGCGTGTGTGCGGGCATTGCTGCCTATTGGGGAACCAATCCTTTGTGGATACGATTGTTGTTCATTTTCTCACCATTTATTACCTTTGGTGCAGCGGTACTGATTTATATTGTGATGTGGCTGTCAGTTCCAGAGGCGCGGACTGCCTCTGATAAGCTCCAGATGCGCGGCAAGGCGGTAACGTTTGATTCGCTGAAGCGTCAGGCCAGTCGGAATGAGCCATCCGTAGGGCGGAATAGTAACACGGGTCATACGGCAGCAAAAGTATTTCGATTTATTCTTGGTGTTGGTATTCTCATGGTAACGCTGGGATTATTTATTGCACTCATCGTGGGGGCGGTCAGTGGCATCGCGGTGATTGGTTTGCTTGATGGATTCTATGCACAGCCGTGGGCGTGGGGTCTGTGGGCATCTTTACTCATTGGTGGCGTAGCGGCGGTATGGCTGGGCGCGATATTGAGCCACAGCGCCTTTACGTGGACATTAAAGCGGCTATCGGTGGTTATGACGGTGGTGGCGCTAGTTGTGGGAGCACTATCGGTTTCGGGAATGACGCTGTTTGGTGTCGGTATGGCGAATGAGCTAGCACGTGACGAGGAGCGCTTGACAAAAATCGTGCCGGTTGAACTGCCAAGTGATATGAAGGGCGTGAAGTATGTCCACGTCGAGGGTGGAAGTGTCCCGTTACATTTTGGGGATACGACCCGAGGTGATATCAAGATTGAACTGCGCTATATAGACCTCAAGGGCAAGCGCCAGCAGCCAAAGGTGTCGGCGGTACGTGACGGTGATAAGCTTGTACTCAGAGTTGAAAATCAGCGTAGTCGCTGTCGCACAACGTGGTTTGGCCTCTCGCCAGAGCTTGACGTCGACTGCTTCGGGTTTGTGCGGCTGCATGTGTCTGGGCCGCTATCGCCATCGCCCGTACCACAATCAAGCAACGCATAG
- a CDS encoding undecaprenyl-diphosphate phosphatase, producing MAWWQAIILGIIEGVTEFLPVSSTGHLTIVEKLMGMRIDDPSLTAFTAVIQIGAILAAIIYFWGDIWRVLSAWWRGLWWKRARRQFDYVYGWAIIIGSVPIAVIGLLFKDQVETVLRSLWFVAVALIGWSLVMWWADRRSEKASHRSEQQTTWRDTLAIGVGQCLALIPGISRSGATISVGLLRGFDRVTVTKLSFFLGIPALVAAGLLEMLTASKHIAGGVGWTATGLATIVSFVVGYLAISWLLKFVARNDFSLFIWYRVGLGVLIIALLMSGAIGAV from the coding sequence GTGGCGTGGTGGCAGGCGATTATCCTCGGTATTATTGAAGGCGTAACGGAGTTTCTGCCAGTTTCTTCGACGGGACATTTGACGATCGTCGAGAAGTTGATGGGGATGAGGATTGATGATCCGAGCCTGACGGCGTTCACGGCAGTAATTCAGATCGGCGCGATCTTGGCAGCGATCATCTATTTTTGGGGCGATATTTGGCGGGTGCTAAGCGCCTGGTGGCGTGGGCTGTGGTGGAAGCGGGCGCGGCGACAGTTTGATTATGTGTATGGCTGGGCGATTATTATCGGTTCGGTGCCGATCGCAGTGATTGGACTACTGTTTAAGGATCAGGTCGAGACGGTGCTGCGTAGTTTGTGGTTTGTGGCGGTGGCGTTGATCGGCTGGAGCCTGGTGATGTGGTGGGCCGATAGGCGTTCAGAGAAAGCCAGTCACCGCAGCGAGCAGCAAACGACGTGGCGAGATACGCTGGCGATTGGTGTGGGGCAGTGCCTGGCCTTGATACCGGGTATCAGTCGGTCGGGAGCAACGATCTCGGTGGGGCTGCTGCGGGGATTTGACCGAGTGACGGTGACGAAGTTGAGCTTTTTCCTCGGTATCCCGGCGCTGGTGGCAGCGGGGCTGCTGGAGATGCTGACCGCCTCAAAGCACATTGCCGGCGGTGTCGGCTGGACGGCGACGGGACTTGCGACAATTGTGTCGTTTGTGGTTGGCTACCTTGCGATATCGTGGCTGCTCAAGTTTGTGGCGCGGAATGACTTCTCGTTATTTATTTGGTATCGAGTCGGGCTGGGCGTGCTGATCATTGCTTTGCTGATGAGCGGCGCGATCGGTGCGGTTTAG
- a CDS encoding ATP-binding cassette domain-containing protein has product MIEIKHITKTYGGKKNAFVALDDVNIEIADGASVAILGKSGSGKSTLMHAISGLDKPERGEVLVDGEDILRLKTRATDRFRAEKIGFIFQSFFVEGGETCYDNVSLSLETAGVPRAQRKRRIESALKAVDLTDKTKVRAKHLSGGQKQRLAIARAIAGEPAILFADEPTGNLDSVTSAVIEDLLFEYQKQHGATLIIVTHDEDLAKRCERIIRIKDGRVESDSAIEDAIRIAQGKMVASGAHRHAATVTIAAAAPLPEPKKPRRQTKQSRTTKATKKEAKK; this is encoded by the coding sequence ATGATAGAGATCAAACATATTACCAAGACGTACGGCGGCAAGAAAAATGCTTTCGTGGCGTTAGATGATGTTAATATCGAGATCGCGGATGGGGCGAGTGTGGCGATTTTAGGCAAATCTGGTTCCGGAAAATCAACGCTGATGCATGCTATCTCAGGCTTGGATAAGCCTGAGCGGGGCGAAGTGTTGGTTGATGGCGAGGATATTTTGCGCCTCAAGACGCGGGCAACGGATAGGTTCCGCGCTGAGAAGATAGGCTTTATTTTTCAGAGTTTTTTCGTCGAAGGTGGTGAAACGTGTTATGACAATGTCAGTTTGTCGCTGGAGACTGCTGGCGTCCCTCGTGCTCAGCGCAAGCGGCGCATCGAGTCGGCATTAAAAGCGGTTGATTTGACTGATAAGACCAAGGTGCGTGCTAAACATCTCTCTGGTGGGCAAAAGCAGCGCCTGGCGATCGCCCGGGCTATTGCCGGTGAACCAGCGATTTTGTTCGCCGATGAGCCGACCGGCAATCTTGACTCGGTAACATCGGCGGTGATTGAAGATCTGTTATTTGAGTATCAAAAACAGCATGGCGCAACCTTGATTATCGTGACGCATGATGAAGATTTGGCGAAACGATGTGAGCGGATTATTCGTATCAAAGATGGTCGAGTTGAATCTGATTCAGCGATTGAAGATGCAATTCGGATCGCTCAAGGTAAAATGGTGGCCTCGGGGGCTCATCGTCATGCCGCCACCGTGACAATTGCTGCCGCAGCTCCTCTACCTGAGCCAAAGAAGCCTCGTCGCCAGACGAAACAGTCAAGAACCACGAAAGCTACCAAGAAGGAGGCGAAGAAATGA